AATGTGAATTTAGTCCAGCCCTCGATATCGAAAGGCTTCGAGATTTCTTTCATCCGATCATTGCGGTCGACCTCGATGACCTGGAATTTTTCTTTTTCATCTGCGCCTGCCTTATGATTCATGACCAAATCAACGTAAACGGCGATGCCATTCTTTTGACATTCCGAAATCGCATTGATGAGCGCTTGTTTCGTGCCATACTTGGTGCGTATTGTACCTTTTTGATCATATTCGCCCAGATCGTACAGATCATACACGCCATAACCCGTATCTTCGGCGGAGACGGCCTTTGTCACAGGAGGTACCCAAACAGAATCAATGCCTACGGCTTTTAGCGCGGGTGCCGTTTCTCTTAACCGATCCCAGTGTTTTCCATCCGCAGCAACATGCCATTCAAAAAACTGCATCATTGTATGGTTCCTCTTCATTTCATTTGCCTCCATATCCCATAAAGCGAATTTTGATCTATATACTGATCGCAAACTTCAGATAACTCTTATTAAACTTAAAAATCGACAATGAAAATAAGGCCGTCTGTTGAGCGCTCTAACAGGGGATTGGGATGTATTATACGGGCGAATAAAGAGAAATGTTCGAGCTCTGGGAGAGATGGACTGCGTTACGTCCGTTTCGTTTGGCACTATACAGGGCATGATCGGCTTCTGACAGCAGCTCTTCCAGTGTATCTTCTGGGCTTAATGCCTCTACGACTCCGAAGCTGGCAGTCACATGAATAGGCCCGATGATGGTATGCAATGTACTATGTTCAATATCCGCGCGGATGGTATCGCAGAGCAATGCAGCTTGCTTCAGGGATGTGCCAGGTAGAGTGATCACAAATTCCTCCCCACCATAACGACCGAAGATGTCACCCTCCCGCATATGTCTGTTGCATACCTGGACAATATGCTGAAGAGCTTGATCTCCATATTGGTGTCCGTATCGATCATTAATGTTCTTGAAGAAGTCTACATCCAGCAAAATAATCGATATTGAACTCTGATTGCTCGCGGCCTGAAAGAGAAGCTCTTGGCTCAGCTCCAAAAAATAGGTGCGGTTATAAATCCCCGTCAGGCTGTCCATCGTTGCCAATTGACGAAGCTTGTCTTGTAGCAGTGTTCGTTCAGTCACGTCAATCAGCATGATCATCTGCCCTGCTAAATATCCCCCTTGTTTCTGTACAGGAGAGGAGCGAATTTGATAGTAACAAATCTCATCTCCTTTGTTCCAGGCCACTTCCCGTTCATCACGTAGTAGCGGCTGTGCATCCATAACATAGGACAAGGCATCTTTGCCTGCATTAAGAAACAGCTGTGCCAGCGGTTTGCCAATCGCCGAGGCATTAAGTCCTTCTATCATATCCGCGGCTGCGCGATTGTAATCGACCAGCATATCCGATCGATCGGTGACAAGCACGCCGTCTCGCATGCTTTCGAACAAATTCTCTCGAGCGATAGGCGCAGCTGTTAGCATACCTCTCGATAGGATGGCCCAGATATACAGGGTGGAGGTGATGCTCATGATGATCGGAACGGGGTCCATACCGTAGGGAGTCAGGCCGATCAAATATAAAAAAGAGCCTAACGTTGGAAGGCTTAGTCCAATTAGAATGGTAACGATTTGTCTGCGGTATACCCGCTTCATCCGTTTCCACTGCCACAACATGAGGCAGATGGCTGCCAGCAGACAGCCAAAGGTAAAGCTGCCGTGAACGATATACCAAGGTCCCATCACTACATCAACGAGTGGGGAAGGGGTATTGTCCCGCAAATAAATGGATTTATAGAAGAGGTGGTGATAATCATTAGTCCATACAAGCAGTGTGGTCAAGATCGGAATGATAAATAATGCCGCTCGCATGCCCTTTTTAATCAGCCTCTCCAGCCCTACAAAATGCATCACCATGATAAGGCTAGCCGGTGCAATAAAGGGCATCCCCAGATACTCTACCTTAATCCAAAAGCTCATTTCCGCAAGTGTTTTTCCCGACAGTTCTAGTGCGAAGCCGAAGGTATAGATCGCGGAAGCGCAGGAGCTTATAACAAAGGCTCTGATGCCTAAGAAATCTGTTTTTTTATAATAGGCGAAAAGGGCTAGTAAGACGCTTAGGACACCTGATATAGCCACGATAACAATGTAATTCGAAATTACGGATCCCATAGGTCTATTGTCTCCTACCAAGGAAAGATATGGATAAATATTACCACATATCTACAAATATATAAAAATCACTTCAATCGAAACCTGAAAAAATGTTTCCTAGACAAAATGACGCAATTTAGCGGGAGCTATTTTACTAATTGTCTAGTGAGAGTGCGGTGAGCAGCGTGTAACATGTTAGTTAACGCTACACGACATTGGACTATAACTTAATATACTCTAAATTGAGTCAGTTTAATTAACATTGTATCCATAACTAATTTTAATAAGGGGGGCTGGGGATGTCATCACTCGCGACCAATATTCCTGAGATTCAGCTGGAAAATGTTGAAATGCGCTATCAGACAGAAGCTACGGAAGTGCTTGCGTTGCATCAGGTGAGTCTTGATATTGCAAAGGGGGAGTTCGTCTCACTACTCGGACCTTCCGGATGTGGCAAAACAACGCTTTTGAGACTAATGGCCGATCTTATCGCACCAACAGGTGGGAACATTGTAGTAGCTGGAAAAAGTGCTAGAGAAGCAAGGCTGGCGCAGAAATATGGCATTGTTTTTCAAAGTCCAGTGTTATACGACTGGCGAAAAGTGAAGCATAACATCACATTGCCACTGGAGCTGATGGGGGTAAAGAAGTCAATCCGTGAGGAAAAGGCGATGGAGCTTCTTGATCTGGTGGGGCTGCAGAGCTTTGCGGATAAATATCCGTGGCAGCTCAGCGGCGGGATGCAGCAGCGTGTAGCGATTGCCAGAGCGCTATCGATGGAGCCGGAAATTCTGCTCATGGATGAGCCGTTCTCTGCGCTGGATGAATTTACGCGTGAGCGATTGAATGAAGAGTTATTGTCTGTCTGGAGTAAAGTGCAGAACACAATTGTTTTTGTAACTCATAGTATTCCTGAATCTATATTCCTCTCTGACCGGGTGTTTGTTCTTTCCCCACATCCAGGTCGCTTGTCCGCGGTGGTTGAAATTCCTCTGCCACGTCCACGAACGGCGGAAATGAGAAACAGCCCAGAGTTTTTCGAACTGATCGCAAGTATTCGCGACAGCTTCGAAGGGGTGTAGGGATGAAAGGGGGCAGTATCTTTGTACGAGGTCGCCTGCTGCCGTTGTTTGTCTGGATATTTGGCCTGCTGCTAGTCTGGGAAGGGACTTCCTGGATGCTGCTCCATGTAATAGAGACACCTCTAGCTCAGTCCAAGGTGCCCTATGTTCATGAAGTG
This window of the Paenibacillus sp. FSL R10-2734 genome carries:
- a CDS encoding histidine kinase N-terminal 7TM domain-containing protein — encoded protein: MGSVISNYIVIVAISGVLSVLLALFAYYKKTDFLGIRAFVISSCASAIYTFGFALELSGKTLAEMSFWIKVEYLGMPFIAPASLIMVMHFVGLERLIKKGMRAALFIIPILTTLLVWTNDYHHLFYKSIYLRDNTPSPLVDVVMGPWYIVHGSFTFGCLLAAICLMLWQWKRMKRVYRRQIVTILIGLSLPTLGSFLYLIGLTPYGMDPVPIIMSITSTLYIWAILSRGMLTAAPIARENLFESMRDGVLVTDRSDMLVDYNRAAADMIEGLNASAIGKPLAQLFLNAGKDALSYVMDAQPLLRDEREVAWNKGDEICYYQIRSSPVQKQGGYLAGQMIMLIDVTERTLLQDKLRQLATMDSLTGIYNRTYFLELSQELLFQAASNQSSISIILLDVDFFKNINDRYGHQYGDQALQHIVQVCNRHMREGDIFGRYGGEEFVITLPGTSLKQAALLCDTIRADIEHSTLHTIIGPIHVTASFGVVEALSPEDTLEELLSEADHALYSAKRNGRNAVHLSQSSNISLYSPV
- a CDS encoding ABC transporter ATP-binding protein, yielding MSSLATNIPEIQLENVEMRYQTEATEVLALHQVSLDIAKGEFVSLLGPSGCGKTTLLRLMADLIAPTGGNIVVAGKSAREARLAQKYGIVFQSPVLYDWRKVKHNITLPLELMGVKKSIREEKAMELLDLVGLQSFADKYPWQLSGGMQQRVAIARALSMEPEILLMDEPFSALDEFTRERLNEELLSVWSKVQNTIVFVTHSIPESIFLSDRVFVLSPHPGRLSAVVEIPLPRPRTAEMRNSPEFFELIASIRDSFEGV